One genomic segment of Centropristis striata isolate RG_2023a ecotype Rhode Island chromosome 11, C.striata_1.0, whole genome shotgun sequence includes these proteins:
- the LOC131981072 gene encoding uncharacterized protein LOC131981072, whose protein sequence is MGNKQCATKDVAILASVARDVCPFPDYRPSPLFVNMLSINSSLHLRNHYREVQSSLTPKQLDDFTQGLRTTFGREGKVTLGGVGVVALSLAVLFDTLARQVRGEWVSDSGPIPGLFLKDPRGFYPPHAKAISEYLRLVPYIANNPSRMIEESKRYYKEVMIETVDKNQSPTCDDIYVVNSKLEKLFEHRLHIYLLQVTNSTVVKEIVKSVRKLNRMKGNPVQTRYESGPEISTIFNLNCDPDAATAEFLSEVNKSNKTKKAFKRCRPQDPTETWLPFIARLALLDVVQGSLFLFDNIHHSLKVKREDFDLKDNALRKWAE, encoded by the exons ATGGGGAACAAGCAGTGTGCTACTAAAGACGTAGCCATCCTGGCTTCGGTCGCTCGAGACGTCTGTCCATTCCCAGACTACCGCCCAAGTCCTCTTTTTGTCAACATGCTGTCCATCAACTCTTCACTTCACCTGAGGAACCACTACAGGGAGGTGCAGTCCTCCCTGACCCCCAAGCAGCTGGACGACTTCACCCAGGGCCTGAGGACCACTTTTGGCCGGGAAGGGAAGGTCACCCTTGGTGGGGTGGGGGTAGTGGCCCTGTCCCTGGCTGTGCTGTTTGACACTCTGGCCAGACAGGTCAGGGGAGAGTGGGTGTCGGACTCTGGGCCCATTCCAGGTTTATTTCTCAAAGATCCGAGAGGGTTCTACCCACCACATGCCAAAGCGATCAGCGAGTACCTGAGGCTGGTACCCTACATTGCAAACAACCCGTCAAGGATGATAGAGGAGTCAAAGAG gtACTACAAGGAGGTCATGATTGAAACTGTGGACAAGAACCAGAGCCCGACCTGTGATGACATCTACGTGGTCAACAGCAAATTAGAGAAATTATTCGAACACCGTTTGCACATTTACCTCCTCCAAGTTACCAACTCCACCGTTGTAAAAGAGATAGTTAAGTCTGTTAGGAAGCTGAACAGAATGAAAGGAAACCCAGTCCAAACTAGATATGAAAGTGGTCCTGAAATCAGTACTATCTTCAATCTGAACTGTGATCCAGATGCAGCTACCGCAGAGTTTTTGTCTGAAGTGAACAAATCAAACAAGACGAAAAAAGCTTTTAAACGATGTCGACCTCAGGACCCAACGGAGACGTGGCTGCCTTTCATTGCCAGGCTAGCCTTGCTAGACGTCGTCCAGggctccctttttctttttgacaatATTCACCACTCACTGAAAGTTAAAAGGGAAGATTTTGACCTGAAGGACAATGCGCTCAGAAAGTGGGCAGAGTAG
- the LOC131981074 gene encoding uncharacterized protein LOC131981074 — translation MENMQCPAEDVAILASVARDICPFPDYNPSPLFVDMLSINSSLHLRNHYREVQSSLTPKQLEDFTQGLRTTFGRQGKVTLGGVGVVALSLAVLFDTLARQIRGEWVSDSGPIPGLFLKNMRGYYPPQVHTVSEYLRLVPYIANNPSRMVEESEKYLKKLIIQGRHLEKLGENHTMNEDITAVNEMVGSYFAGCLYLHLRRINNATVEELVISNRSRSPDVNFFHLNCDPEMADRQFLAELQKSENRIREAFNRCKPNHERKAKTWLLYVAQLQWLDVFTLPLYAFGYESPESMIAHREDFDLKADALGKWT, via the exons ATGGAGAACATGCAGTGTCCTGCTGAGGACGTAGCCATCCTGGCTTCGGTCGCTCGAGACATCTGTCCATTCCCAGACTACAACCCAAGTCCTCTTTTTGTCGACATGCTGTCCATCAACTCTTCACTTCACCTGAGGAACCACTACAGGGAGGTGCAGTCCTCCCTGACCCCCAAGCAGCTGGAGGACTTCACCCAGGGCCTGAGGACCACTTTTGGCCGGCAGGGGAAGGTCACCCTTGGTGGGGTGGGGGTAGTGGCCCTGTCCCTGGCTGTGCTGTTTGACACTCTGGCCAGACAGATCAGGGGAGAGTGGGTGTCGGACTCTGGGCCCATTCCAGGTTTATTCCTTAAAAACATGAGAGGTTATTACCCACCACAGGTCCACACGGTCAGCGAGTACCTGAGGCTGGTCCCCTACATTGCAAACAACCCGTCAAGGATGGTAGAGGAGTCAGAGAA GTACCTGAAGAAGTTGATAATACAAGGCCGACATTTGGAGAAATTGGGAGAAAACCACACGATGAACGAAGACATCACAGCAGTCAATGAGATGGTGGGATCCTATTTTGCAGGCTGTTTGTATCTTCACCTCCGCCGAATAAACAATGCTACTGTGGAAGAGTTAGTGATTTCTAACAGAAGTCGATCACCTGATGTGAACTTCTTTCATCTCAACTGTGACCCGGAGATGGCTGACAGACAATTTTTGGCTGAACTGCAAAAATCTGAGAACCGCATCCGAGAGGCTTTTAATAGATGTAAGCCAAATCATGAGCGCAAAGCAAAGACATGGCTGCTCTATGTTGCCCAGCTACAATGGCTGGATGTCTTTACTTTACCTTTATATGCGTTTGGATATGAGAGTCCTGAATCTATGATTGCTCATAGAGAAGATTTTGATCTGAAAGCCGATGCTCTTGGAAAATGGACATAG